A window from uncultured Desulfobacter sp. encodes these proteins:
- a CDS encoding efflux RND transporter permease subunit, whose protein sequence is MTEPDKLTEHQGFAGRLAATFVESKLTVIGIFASLLLGFMAITMLPREEEPQIKVPMIDVMVAMPGAGAKEVEQRLSIPMEKLLYELPGVEYIYSTSMPGQSMLIVRFYVGEDLETSIVRLNQKLQTNFDRIPHGVSQPLIKPHTIDDVPILALTFHSKTYDHFMLRRLAAQVDDEIKSIFEVSETKLIGGTRRQVRVLFDPLQLAARDLTPFDLINHLTQANRQCFSGNTQANNREMLVQTGTFLETAEDIGNIVIGVHSGNPVYLHQVAKIVDGPEEPKSYVLFGTKDRNDPEAAVTISLAKRPGANAVDVVEQVLHKVDQLKGSLIPGDVEVTVTRDYGETAAEKSNELLLHMAIAVFGVAILILIFLGWRESIIVMLAIPSTLALTLLLFYLHGYTLNRITLFALIFSIGILVDDAIVVVENIVRHMRLPENSSRSFKEIAIIAVSEVGNPTILATWAVIAAILPMAFVGGLMGPYMRPIPVGASAAMVFSLIIAFTITPWAATHILKRKQAAVSGDTQAAEKGHDPDHAPDDPFTRFYHHIMDPLLSHGGWRILFFCIIIAMLLGSCAMVVLGLVKVKMLPFDNKSEFQVILDMPEGGTLEQTTRVAMEMARVIKHEPDVTDYQIYAGTASPYNFNGLVRHYFMRSGPSVADIQVNLASKKDRDRQSHEIAKNVRPALTAIAKKYGATIAVAEVPPGPPVLQTLVAEVYGPNDASRLALAKKVKEIFAQTDGVVDIDWYRENDREKTIITVDKEKAALHGISEGDITKTVNMGLSGLSVDLFHQPRDKEEIDIVFQLPKSERARIDSLLNIGLRNPRNPASALTPLRELVTLSRVPVDQPIYRKNLKPVIYVTGDVAGAAESPVYPILGMNKVVAQLSAKDFGGTQDHLTVYNLKQPFSQAEPSIKWDGEWHITLEVFRDLGLAFCVVMVLIYMLMVGWFKSYITPMVVMAAIPFSLIGILPAHWALGAFFTATSMIGFMAGAGIVVRNSIILVDFIELRRSHGLPLAEAVVEAGAIRFRPMLLTALAVVVGASVILADPIFQGLAISLMFGEIASLLISRMAVPVLYYMVQKKP, encoded by the coding sequence ATGACTGAACCAGATAAGTTAACCGAACACCAAGGATTTGCCGGCCGGTTGGCCGCCACCTTTGTTGAATCCAAACTGACAGTGATCGGTATTTTTGCCTCGCTTTTACTCGGGTTTATGGCCATTACCATGCTGCCCAGGGAAGAGGAACCCCAGATTAAGGTGCCCATGATTGACGTCATGGTGGCCATGCCCGGGGCCGGTGCCAAGGAGGTGGAACAGCGGTTAAGCATCCCCATGGAAAAGCTGCTCTATGAATTGCCCGGTGTGGAGTATATCTATTCCACCTCCATGCCCGGCCAGAGCATGCTGATTGTCCGATTTTATGTGGGTGAGGATCTGGAAACTTCCATTGTGCGGCTGAACCAGAAGCTGCAAACCAATTTTGACCGGATTCCCCACGGCGTTTCCCAGCCCTTGATCAAGCCGCACACCATTGATGATGTGCCGATTCTGGCACTGACCTTTCATTCCAAAACCTATGACCATTTTATGCTGCGACGGCTGGCGGCCCAGGTGGACGATGAGATAAAATCCATCTTTGAGGTCTCTGAGACTAAATTGATTGGTGGAACCCGCCGCCAGGTGCGTGTGCTGTTTGATCCGCTGCAACTGGCAGCCAGAGATTTAACACCCTTTGACCTGATTAATCATCTCACCCAGGCCAACCGTCAGTGTTTTTCCGGCAACACCCAGGCAAATAACCGGGAAATGCTTGTTCAAACCGGCACGTTCTTGGAAACAGCCGAAGATATCGGCAATATCGTCATCGGTGTCCACAGCGGCAATCCGGTTTATCTGCACCAGGTGGCAAAAATTGTTGACGGACCCGAAGAGCCCAAATCCTATGTCCTGTTCGGCACCAAAGATCGCAATGATCCGGAGGCAGCGGTCACCATTTCCCTGGCCAAGCGGCCCGGGGCCAATGCCGTTGATGTGGTGGAACAGGTGTTACACAAGGTCGATCAGCTTAAGGGCAGCCTGATCCCCGGCGATGTGGAGGTCACCGTCACCCGGGATTATGGGGAAACCGCGGCTGAAAAATCCAATGAACTGCTGCTGCACATGGCCATTGCCGTATTCGGGGTGGCCATACTCATTTTGATTTTTCTTGGGTGGCGGGAGTCCATCATTGTCATGCTGGCGATCCCTTCTACCCTGGCGCTGACCCTGTTGCTGTTTTATCTACACGGCTACACCTTGAACCGGATTACCTTGTTTGCCCTGATCTTTTCCATCGGTATTCTGGTGGACGACGCCATTGTGGTGGTGGAAAATATTGTCAGGCATATGCGTTTGCCGGAAAATAGCTCCCGTTCCTTTAAAGAGATTGCCATCATTGCGGTGAGCGAAGTGGGCAATCCAACCATTCTGGCCACATGGGCCGTTATTGCGGCCATTTTACCCATGGCTTTTGTGGGCGGACTCATGGGCCCGTATATGCGGCCGATTCCGGTGGGGGCGTCTGCGGCCATGGTCTTCTCCCTGATCATCGCGTTTACCATTACCCCCTGGGCCGCCACCCATATTTTAAAACGAAAACAGGCGGCCGTATCGGGAGATACGCAAGCTGCGGAAAAGGGACATGATCCGGACCATGCCCCGGATGATCCGTTTACCCGGTTTTATCATCATATCATGGACCCATTGCTTTCCCACGGCGGCTGGCGCATCCTGTTTTTCTGCATCATCATCGCCATGCTGCTGGGTTCCTGTGCCATGGTTGTACTGGGGCTGGTTAAGGTGAAGATGCTGCCCTTTGACAATAAATCGGAATTCCAGGTGATTCTGGACATGCCCGAAGGCGGTACTTTGGAGCAGACCACCCGGGTAGCCATGGAGATGGCCCGGGTGATAAAACATGAACCGGATGTAACCGATTATCAGATTTATGCAGGTACGGCCTCTCCGTACAATTTCAATGGCTTGGTCCGCCACTATTTCATGCGTTCGGGGCCAAGTGTGGCAGATATTCAGGTCAATTTGGCCTCCAAAAAGGATCGCGACCGGCAAAGCCATGAAATCGCCAAAAACGTGCGTCCGGCACTGACGGCCATCGCAAAAAAATACGGGGCGACCATCGCGGTTGCCGAAGTCCCCCCCGGGCCGCCGGTTCTCCAGACCCTGGTTGCCGAGGTTTATGGGCCCAACGACGCCTCTCGTCTGGCGTTGGCAAAGAAGGTCAAAGAGATTTTTGCCCAGACCGATGGGGTGGTGGATATAGACTGGTACCGTGAAAATGACCGTGAAAAAACCATTATCACGGTGGATAAGGAAAAAGCCGCCTTGCACGGTATAAGTGAAGGCGACATAACCAAAACCGTGAATATGGGATTGTCCGGATTGTCCGTAGATCTGTTCCACCAGCCCCGGGACAAGGAGGAAATAGATATTGTATTTCAGCTGCCCAAATCCGAGCGCGCCCGGATCGATTCTCTCCTGAATATCGGATTGCGAAATCCCCGGAATCCCGCGTCTGCCTTGACGCCGTTGCGGGAACTTGTGACCCTGAGCCGGGTTCCTGTGGACCAGCCCATCTATCGAAAGAATCTCAAGCCGGTTATCTACGTAACCGGCGATGTGGCAGGTGCCGCAGAAAGTCCGGTCTACCCAATCCTTGGAATGAATAAAGTCGTTGCCCAGCTGTCAGCCAAGGATTTTGGCGGAACCCAGGACCATCTGACAGTTTACAACTTAAAGCAGCCGTTCAGCCAGGCCGAACCCTCTATCAAATGGGACGGAGAGTGGCATATTACCCTGGAGGTGTTCCGGGATCTAGGCCTGGCGTTCTGCGTGGTCATGGTGCTCATTTATATGCTTATGGTGGGCTGGTTTAAAAGCTATATAACGCCCATGGTGGTCATGGCGGCCATTCCGTTCTCTTTGATCGGTATCCTGCCGGCACACTGGGCGTTGGGTGCCTTTTTTACCGCCACCTCAATGATCGGCTTCATGGCCGGTGCCGGGATTGTGGTGAGAAATTCCATTATTCTGGTGGATTTTATCGAACTGCGCCGAAGTCATGGTCTGCCCCTGGCCGAAGCGGTTGTGGAAGCCGGTGCCATCCGGTTTAGGCCCATGCTGCTGACGGCCCTGGCCGTTGTGGTTGGCGCGTCGGTGATCCTGGCCGATCCGATTTTCCAGGGGCTTGCCATTTCGCTGATGTTTGGTGAGATTGCTTCTCTGCTGATTTCCAGGATGGCGGTACCGGTGTTGTATTACATGGTCCAGAAGAAACCATAA
- a CDS encoding efflux RND transporter periplasmic adaptor subunit: protein MKIRTHLMFVLMMILLPGVRAQAQDASPALPAVTVQTSTVIEQTVPTLVEVVGTLQAVDRAAIAAKVTGVVTDVPVVLGSRVTKGDLLVEISAREIAAQLNQAQARLNQAGRNLSRERNLLKKHATTAETVKSMQDQYAVANAAVQEARTMLGYASISAPFSGVITSKSVHAGDLATPGTVLLRMENDQKLQAVCAVPESLVLQIRPEQSLTVTIATAGLTIAGKVAEVAPSADPVSRTAPVTIDLPYNEKLRTGQFARVKLPGQVKTSLFVPDGTVLPKGQMERVFVAEENKAHLRLVRTGMRQDGLTEILAGLNPGESVIVENNEHLVDGQPIKTQIEKSHD from the coding sequence ATGAAAATTCGTACGCATCTTATGTTTGTTTTGATGATGATCCTGTTGCCGGGTGTCCGTGCCCAAGCCCAGGACGCTTCCCCGGCGCTGCCTGCTGTAACCGTGCAGACGTCCACAGTAATTGAACAAACCGTGCCCACCCTTGTTGAGGTTGTGGGAACCCTGCAGGCGGTTGATCGTGCGGCCATTGCCGCAAAAGTAACCGGAGTGGTGACCGACGTGCCCGTGGTGTTAGGGTCCCGGGTAACCAAAGGCGATCTGCTGGTTGAAATCAGTGCCCGGGAGATCGCAGCCCAGCTCAATCAGGCCCAGGCCCGGCTTAATCAGGCGGGGCGCAATCTTTCCCGGGAACGCAATCTTTTAAAAAAACATGCCACCACGGCTGAAACCGTCAAATCCATGCAGGATCAGTATGCCGTGGCCAACGCGGCTGTCCAGGAAGCACGGACCATGCTCGGTTATGCGTCCATCTCTGCTCCTTTTTCCGGCGTGATTACATCCAAAAGTGTACATGCCGGCGATCTGGCCACACCCGGGACAGTGCTGCTGCGCATGGAAAATGATCAGAAACTGCAGGCCGTTTGTGCCGTCCCCGAAAGCCTGGTACTGCAGATCCGGCCTGAACAGAGTCTTACGGTCACAATCGCAACAGCCGGACTGACCATCGCCGGCAAGGTGGCGGAAGTGGCGCCTTCAGCCGATCCCGTCTCCCGGACCGCACCGGTCACCATAGATTTGCCGTACAACGAGAAATTGCGCACCGGGCAGTTTGCCCGGGTCAAGCTGCCCGGACAGGTCAAGACCTCCTTGTTTGTGCCTGACGGCACAGTGCTGCCCAAAGGGCAGATGGAACGCGTTTTTGTGGCGGAAGAGAACAAGGCCCATCTTCGTCTGGTGCGAACCGGCATGCGCCAGGACGGTCTTACGGAAATTCTGGCAGGCCTGAATCCCGGTGAATCGGTGATTGTTGAAAACAATGAACATCTCGTGGACGGACAGCCCATAAAAACGCAGATAGAGAAATCCCATGACTGA
- a CDS encoding TolC family protein, with product MSHLPAVFAQDSVPEVWTCPEAVQFALKNNPDAQIALKRIAASAAAIQEANAAFYPQLGFQGGYSRTNNPMYSFGNILNQGVFTNSIDFNDPGETDDLQFMLQLTYRIYNGGASRAGVAAASAQEKAAMLQEEAVKRSLGFAVVKSFFNIVQARENVSARQAAVQAIEASIRVAKARFEEGDMLKQELLNLQVQHALAGEDLIQAQHGFALSQQGFLNVLGVTGEQVNIDLANTPLQPVPTQPDFKDRSEIKAMQFLIQVREAGIRQAKSGYYPTADAFGSYQVDKGFEMGDGSGDSWMAGVRVNMNLFDGNQTKARVQQANIALDQTKDELRKMELAYGLEVRQAVLNLDQTDKRCRVTQKMVTSAKESARLFRERFKAGLVLSSELIDTENRLTEAQVRHAMANAEHRIAVANLRRTCGLLQYTDH from the coding sequence TTGTCGCACTTGCCTGCAGTTTTTGCCCAGGACAGTGTGCCTGAGGTCTGGACTTGCCCCGAAGCGGTTCAATTTGCCCTGAAGAACAATCCAGATGCACAGATAGCCTTAAAGCGAATTGCTGCATCCGCAGCCGCCATACAAGAAGCCAACGCAGCCTTTTATCCGCAATTGGGTTTTCAGGGCGGCTATTCGCGCACCAACAACCCCATGTATTCGTTTGGAAACATTCTGAATCAGGGGGTGTTTACCAATAGTATTGATTTTAATGATCCGGGTGAAACCGACGATCTTCAGTTTATGCTGCAGCTGACATACCGGATATACAACGGCGGGGCAAGCCGGGCCGGTGTGGCAGCCGCCAGTGCCCAGGAAAAAGCGGCCATGCTCCAGGAAGAAGCCGTGAAGCGCAGCCTGGGTTTTGCCGTGGTAAAATCTTTTTTCAACATTGTCCAGGCCAGGGAAAATGTCAGTGCAAGACAGGCCGCGGTTCAGGCCATTGAGGCCTCAATACGGGTGGCTAAAGCCAGATTTGAAGAAGGGGATATGCTCAAACAAGAGCTGTTGAACCTGCAGGTTCAACACGCCCTTGCCGGCGAAGATCTGATTCAGGCCCAGCACGGTTTTGCCCTTTCCCAGCAAGGCTTTTTGAATGTGCTGGGGGTGACCGGAGAACAGGTGAACATCGATCTTGCCAATACGCCGCTACAGCCTGTGCCGACTCAGCCGGATTTTAAAGACCGGTCGGAAATTAAAGCCATGCAGTTCCTGATACAGGTAAGGGAGGCCGGCATTCGCCAGGCCAAAAGCGGTTACTATCCCACGGCAGATGCCTTTGGCTCCTATCAGGTGGACAAGGGATTTGAAATGGGCGACGGGTCCGGCGACTCATGGATGGCCGGCGTCCGTGTCAATATGAACTTGTTTGACGGCAATCAGACAAAGGCCAGGGTTCAGCAGGCCAACATCGCACTGGACCAGACAAAGGACGAACTTCGTAAAATGGAACTGGCCTATGGGCTGGAGGTCCGGCAGGCGGTTTTGAATCTTGACCAGACGGACAAACGGTGCCGGGTGACCCAAAAAATGGTGACCTCCGCCAAAGAGTCCGCCCGATTGTTCAGGGAACGCTTCAAAGCGGGGCTCGTGCTCTCTTCGGAATTGATTGATACGGAAAATCGGCTGACCGAAGCCCAGGTGCGCCACGCAATGGCGAATGCGGAACATCGTATCGCGGTTGCCAATTTAAGGCGTACGTGCGGTTTATTGCAATACACTGATCACTAA